The stretch of DNA TCCTCAACTGACGGATGTTCCCCGGCCACGCTGCTTGTTCAAGACGAGTGAGTGCCTCCGGCGTAATTGCAGTAATATTCTTTTCGTATTCAGCACTGAACTCGTTAATAAAAGCTGCGACTAAAGGTGCGATGTCCTCTGGACGCTCTCGTAGCGGTGGCAGATGAAACATCATCCCTTTGAGACGGTAGTAGAGATCCTCCCTAAATTCCTTTTCCGCAACGGCTTTCTCGATGTCTCGATTCGTTGCGGCGATGATATGGACATCCACCGTCAACTGTTCATTCCCACCGAGACGTGTGAATGTGGCTGTGTCCAAGACGCGGAGTAGCATTTTCTGTGCATCTAAAGACATTTCTGGGACTTCATCGAGAAAGAGGATACCCCCATCTGCCATTTCAAACGCGCCTTGTCGCTGTCGGATTGCGCTGGTGAAGGCTCCTGCTTCGTGTCCAAAGAGTTCGCTTTGCAAGAGTTCAGCGGAGAATCGTCCACAGTTGATGGCAATGAAAGGTTTGTCGCGCCGTGGACTGGTTTCGTGAATGTATTTTGCGATGCCTTAATATGTACTAAAGTTTGGACAATATTTCAGAATTCAAGCTGCCTTTTCAAAAGGCAGGGTCATATCTTGTTGAGAATCGATCTATATCGCTCAGAGAATCAGGGAAGTTTATTCGCAGGCTCACGCACCCCAATTGATCGCACTGAGCGGACCTGATTGTGCGGGCAAGTCAACCCTGGCTGTTGATGTGCAAGGGCAGTTAGAGCAGCTTGATTTGGAGATAACCTTACTCTCAATAGATACCTTTCTAATTCCAAGTTCTCTAAGGAAATCGAATGCGTCTGAACCTATTGCGTACTTTGAGAATGCTTTTGATTACGCCGCACTTGTGCGAACGCTTGAATCCGCCAAAAGCAGATTATCTTCAGTTTCTTTAAACGCTCGCGACATTGTTCTCATTGAAGGGGTCTTCCTACTACGGAGTGAACTTCGGCACTGGTGGGATCTTACGGTCTGGATAGAGGTAGACACTTCTGTGATTATGGATCGAGCACTAAAGCGTGATAAAGAGTACTTTTGTGACGAAGATGCTGTGCGGCATGTTTACGAAAATCGGTGCTTACCAGCGCAAGATTACCATATACACAGGGATTCACCGAGGCAGAACGCTGACATCACCGCCACATTCAAAAAGGGGTTGTGGACAGTCTGCACACGCTTGGGAGAAACGGATTGACGCAATTAGAAATAGACACGGAATGAGGAGAAGAAAAGATTCGGATAACTGCCAAATTCGGATTGAAATTGAGTAGAATCACCGTTCTTAGGTCGTTTTCCGACGCTGATGAAACCGCCGACGGACAGATGAATATCCTCTGCGACGTTATATGCAATCTGTGGTGCGATCCAGGTCGATGGGTCGGATAAGTTCAACAATATCTGTCCGCTGAAACTGATAAGTGGGGTGAGTTGATGGGTGAATCCGGGCGCGAGATAGTGGACACCGAGCAAGTAAACACCACCGCGCGTATACGCCGGTTGCTCTAAGTTGGTAAGTAAATTTTCAGGTTTTTGTGTGCCTGCCCCGTTGAAATGATATTCGATGAATGCGTAAGTCTCTCCTCCGAAACTATAATCGAAACCGATAGAGGTGCGTAAGTAGTTATTCACGGTATCGGAGGCGTCGTTGAACGGTTCGGTCAAGACATAAGCCGTTTCCAACCAAAACCCTGCACCGCCTATGCCGCGTGCTATGTCGAAACCGACAAGCAGATCTCGTTGAAATTCCAATAATAGAATTGAGAAGTCTGTTTCTGCAGCATTCATTTGCGTTCGGAGAAATACGGCACTTTTATCAAAATTAAAATTGTTACCGAAAATGTATCCTGTATCTACTTCTCCCATGACACCTATTGGAATACGAACCCGAATTGTATCTACACCCACACGGTCTTCAGTATCAAGTTGATCATAGGTATAAGGCGCGATGATGTCGGTTGGGTTTATGATCCGCGCACTCCCCCATGCGATTGCGTCTCGACCAATAGAGAAATCCGCGAAATCCGTGCTGAACTGAACGGAAGCGCGATCAAGGTTATGATAGATGCCGACATTGCCGATGGGTTCATCTGTTCTCGGGTAGATCGGTGAGTCAAGATCAGCAACACGGTACCGCGATGAAGCGATACCAACGGCAATCGGAGACTGGGAAAAAAGTAAAGGGTCTTGAACCCGCGGCGTAAAGTCGTAGGCAAAGTCAAATGAAAGTGAGTCTGTAGGTGCATAAGAGAGGTTGAGACGCAGGCGGTTGACCACGATTCCCATCATTGATGCGTCTGGAAGTGGTGAGTTGAATGCCGTGGAAAAGTTTTTGTAGTAACCACTGGCTTGAAATTCTGCATTAACGATGCCTACAAATGGCGTTGTCATCAAACAGATGATGAACACGAGAACTTTTCTCATCAGGAGTCTCTTAGCTGAGAACTGACAACCATTATCTTGTCTCATCGCTGTCTATTTGTCCATCGCGAAGCGTAATTAAACGTTGTGCACTCTCCATCACCATCGGATCGTGGGTTGAGAAGATGAACGTCATACCGGTTTCCGCGTTAAGCCGATGCATCATCTCAAGCAGATCCGCACCCGTTTTCGAGTCGAGGTTCGCTGTCGGTTCATCGGCAAGGATAATTGTAGGTTCAGAGACCATAGCACGCGCGATAGCGACACGCTGTTGCTGTCCACCTGAGAGTTGGGTGGGTTGTCGGTCCGCTACACCCTCTAACCCAACTGACTTGAGCATCGCTATAACCCGCTCGTGCCGTTCTGCCTTCGGGACACCCGCCAAGAGCATGATGTACTCAACGTTTTCTTCGACCGACAATACAGGAATCAAATTGTAAGCCTGAAAGATGAATCCGATATTATCCCGTCGAAAGTCAGAGAGTTCATTGCCACTCATCTCTGATAGCACTTTGCCGGCAAGCCATACTTTTCCTTCTGTCGGACTATCCAACCCAGAAATGATGTTGAGAAAGGTTGTTTTGCCCGAACCAGAGGGACCCACCAGTGCCGTAAATTCTCCCGATTGGATCGTTAAATCGACCCCGTTAAGAGCGTTGACCGGGATTCCATCGGCTGCATAAACCTTTGTCACATCTTCTGTGACGATAACTTCTGTCTTCTGCGTCTGTTCCATTTTTTTAAAAGCTCCGCCGCATTGCGTCTACGGGTGCCATTTTCGCCACGTGACGAGCCGGGTACAGTCCGGCGATGATAGTAAAAATAAAGACGGATATAGGATAAATGATGAACTGTTGAACCTCCAGCACCGGATAGATGAACTCCTGCACTGTCACACCCATCATTTCAATGCCGGTATAGTCGATACCGACATGTGCAAGGACTGCCGTCAAAACAAAGCCAAGTATCGCTCCCAACCCAATACTCACGATTGCCAAGGCACCTGCCTCAAATAAAACGACACGCGCCAGTCCGAAAGGGCGGGTTCCAACGGCGCGTAACACGCCAAACTCAAACATTCGCTCATACAACGACATAAATAGTGTGTTGATAATACCAAAGACAACCACTCCAAATAGGATGGCTCCCATGATATACTTGCTGTATTTTGTCATTTCCAATATCACTCTCAATTGCGACATAAGTTCCGTCCAACTTAATGCTTCGTTGCCGTGTCCGGAATACGCTTCCCAAAACGGTAGTGTCGGATCCTGTGCATAGGCAAGAGAAGTAAATTTAATCGCTATTTCATGGACCCCGTTCCCGAGAGCCAGCATCTCTTGCGCTTTTTCGATCCGAACGAACGCCATTCCGCTGTTCATTTCTTCACCCGCGAAGCGATAAATACCGGAAACTCGGAACATCTCTTGGGAAAGATCACCGCTTTCGACTTGCGCCACCGTCACGACCACCCGGTCCCCAAGTTCGATTTCTAAGGTTTCAGCGAGTTTCGCACCGATGACGATATCGCGGTTATTATCGTCTTCAAAATAGGCACCTTCGGTTATCGCATCATCAATTTGGGACAGAAATTTCTCTGTTGGTGGATGAACGCCGACGAGGTTAATCGCACTCACGCTTGCTGGAGACGTAATCATCCCAAAGGCGAGTGTCCTTTGTGTGAAATGCTCAACGATGTCTTCTTTAGCGAGACTCTCGGTCACTTCATCACGTGCCTGAATCGTTAATGAAACCTCTTGGGTGTCTCGAAAACCTTCCCGATGGATCTGTGCGTCGCCAAGGAACGAGGCGGTAGCCGTCCGAATCAAATTCTCCGCCATCCCGATCATTAACGCATCAAAAAAAATCAGAGCAGCCAGACCGATACCGATCGCGACTGAGGCGATAAAGGTGCGGCGTTTATTCCGAAAGATATTTCTCCAGGCAAGTTTTACTAAAATCAACCACATTTTCCTAATTTTCCTTGCGGTTCGGTTATAGTGGCTATCGGCTATCGGAACTTGGTTGGAAGAAAGCAAGGACGAGTGCCTCCCAATCTTCCACCTTCCCAACCGAGTTCTTCCATTCCAGTCTTTTGTTGACTGCCGATTGCTGACTGCTGAAAGCCATACTAATGTGTCCGCATCGCCTTCGCAGGCATGATTCGGGCGGCTTTTATCGCAGGGAACAGACTCACAATCGTCGCCGATACCATGACGGTGATAGCCGGAATAATCAGACATCGGACGTTAACTTCAGCGTATAACGTCGTGAATTTCATGCCGCCGTAGGTGATTGCCTCGGGATATGTGATACCGGATATAGATAGCAGATAATTGGCTAAAACCCCAAGGGGCACACCAACGCAGATGCTACCGATAGTGATAATAATTACTTCGCAGACGACCAACCAGAAAATTTGTGTCGGTTTCGTCCCGATTGCCTTCAGCACACCGTATTCACGCGTCCGTTCCAGTACTGACATGAGCACCGTATTCAGCACACCGATCGCCACAATGAACATAATCACCCAGCGACTAATGGCATCTCCTTGTTGATCGGTTTTCATGGCACGGTAAAAGGATTTGGCGACCACTTGCCACGGGGAGACCTCCAGCGTAGAATTATTCAAGCGCGCTTCGAGTGCGTCTGTAATTTTACTCACATGATTGATGTTTGAAACAATCACAACAATTTCGTGGATCCGTCCGTCAAGCACAAACAATTCCTGAGCATCTTCAATGTGTAAATAACATGCCACTCGGTCTGTCGCGTCATCACCACTCTCTGCGATTCCAACGATTTTATACACGTCATTTGCGATGGAACCGTCAGCACCTTGCGAAAAGATCACAATTTCACTACCCACCGTCCCTGAAATAATTTTCGCCAGACCTTTCCCAATAACTGCTTCATGCGAAGCGGTTTCCGCTAATACACTGCCTTCAATCACTTTTTTGTCGAATCGGGTCGCTTGTGTCTCTCGTGCGACATCAATACCAATGACTTGTACAGCCGTGCTCTTTTCACCAACCGAACCGAGTCCAGCTGCGTATACTCGTGGTGTCCACGCCTCAACTCCCGCAGTCCTCTGAATCGTCTCACCAATAGCAGCATAGCCATCAATTGTCTCGTAGAGCGACGGCTTATCAAGGTACCCTGCGCGGTGGACCTGAATATGACCGGTACGATTTCGTGTGAACATTTCAATAATTCCGCCATACGCCCCATCAGACAAGCCGATGGTTATCGACAAGAGCGTAAAACCGACAATCATTGCGAGAGCGGTAAGGATTGTCCGTCGTTTCTGGCGAAAGATATTGCGAAACGCGATTTTGAGTATCATATTTTTAATGTATGGGCTCTTGGGCTACGCTTACGCGTAGGTTTTCGCTTATCCTATAGGGTCTTCTTAAAACGGGGACCTAGTGCTGTGTCAAGTTGAGTTTGATAGTATTGTCAGTTGGGTTGAAGGGATTTTCCCTGTAGGGGCAGTCCCTTGTACACAGCACTAGCCTGCAACAACGGCGCAGCCGATTCGTACACGGAAATCGTCAAAGTCCTAACGCATGTTACTTACCCACAAGGTAAAATTAAAAAACCTATCTTCGCCTCTGAAGGTTTCGACGCGTGAAAATTTTATCGTCTATGTCGGAATCGAATGTAGCGTTTAGCCATCGAACAACCGTTTTATGCCCCTCTTTGTTTTCTGGGATTATCTCCATCGCAGAAGGTAGGGTTTTACCGCCAAAGGTTTTAACCTCTTTGAAATTCATCACCCGCATCAATTTCCCTTTTTCGTCGTAAAACCGCTGCCACACCGGTAGATAATCGCTGGATTGCACTGCGGCAACAATCTTGCCCCAGACAATTGGAGAATCCTCTTTCGGCACGAGTTGAACGTAGAGATGGTCGGGAGAGGCATCTTCAGGTGTAACAAACTGGTAGGTATAATCGTCGAGCATTGATGATTCCCTGACTAAGTCATCATTCGTGAAATCGGAACCCATCCACGATCCCATCATCATGGATGGCGGAATCTTCATAACCTTATTCGTTTTCGGCAGATAGTTCCACATCTCGTTCCCGATACGCAGTGTCGCGACCCCTTGTTCCTTCTTCGGTGCCGTAATCCGGATGAAAGTTTTATCCATTCCCTTGCTCCAAACCGTCATTGCCAAGGTGCGTTCCCAATGCGGTGTGACGATGTGCATCTCCATCTCAGCATGACTGGTGTCGCTGCGGTAGAGTTGATCTATTTTTTTGATAATTGTTTCGACATCGGGAGTGGATTCTTGGGCGGGTGTGAGAACGCAAAGGAGGAGCATCGAGAAAAGAAAGGCGTATGTTATCAAGTTCCGTGCTGCGACCTGTATCCCATTTTGAGATTGTGCCATTTTTCTGGTATCCTTTCCGCATTCATCTTATATTTTCATTATAATACAAATTGCCTTAAAGCGCAAGTTTTTCAGATTTGGGCAGAGAATTTAGTCCTCCTGTAGGAGGGATCTCCGAATCCTGGGGAAACACCCAAGCAAAAACACTCATATTCCCTCTGATAAAGCGGGTTAGCGGGTTAACTGACAATTGAAAGGGGCATAGCACCCGTACTGATAACTGACGACTATTCCGTAGAAACGACCTCCCGGTCGCGATACCTTGCATAAAATCGACAGAACCGGGAACCATGTGTCTCTCGCTTCCATTCAAGGCTGTTTAGTTCTTCGTTTTTTACGCGTTTTTGATCCGACAGCACAGTAGGTGCGGTTTCCCAACCGCACCGGATCGCCCAAAAAAGGCGTGAAATCTGATAATTTCCTAAAACTAAATGGCTCTGAACTTCTACTAATCAGGACTTACGCAGTTGACCCGTTTTCGTGAGGTCTTTTGTTCGTAGTAGCGCAATTCATTGCGCCTTCTTACGGATGTTTCTGAAAAGCGGCGTGGT from Candidatus Poribacteria bacterium encodes:
- a CDS encoding ABC transporter permease, with translation MWLILVKLAWRNIFRNKRRTFIASVAIGIGLAALIFFDALMIGMAENLIRTATASFLGDAQIHREGFRDTQEVSLTIQARDEVTESLAKEDIVEHFTQRTLAFGMITSPASVSAINLVGVHPPTEKFLSQIDDAITEGAYFEDDNNRDIVIGAKLAETLEIELGDRVVVTVAQVESGDLSQEMFRVSGIYRFAGEEMNSGMAFVRIEKAQEMLALGNGVHEIAIKFTSLAYAQDPTLPFWEAYSGHGNEALSWTELMSQLRVILEMTKYSKYIMGAILFGVVVFGIINTLFMSLYERMFEFGVLRAVGTRPFGLARVVLFEAGALAIVSIGLGAILGFVLTAVLAHVGIDYTGIEMMGVTVQEFIYPVLEVQQFIIYPISVFIFTIIAGLYPARHVAKMAPVDAMRRSF
- a CDS encoding ABC transporter ATP-binding protein; its protein translation is MEQTQKTEVIVTEDVTKVYAADGIPVNALNGVDLTIQSGEFTALVGPSGSGKTTFLNIISGLDSPTEGKVWLAGKVLSEMSGNELSDFRRDNIGFIFQAYNLIPVLSVEENVEYIMLLAGVPKAERHERVIAMLKSVGLEGVADRQPTQLSGGQQQRVAIARAMVSEPTIILADEPTANLDSKTGADLLEMMHRLNAETGMTFIFSTHDPMVMESAQRLITLRDGQIDSDETR
- a CDS encoding outer membrane lipoprotein-sorting protein — encoded protein: MLLLCVLTPAQESTPDVETIIKKIDQLYRSDTSHAEMEMHIVTPHWERTLAMTVWSKGMDKTFIRITAPKKEQGVATLRIGNEMWNYLPKTNKVMKIPPSMMMGSWMGSDFTNDDLVRESSMLDDYTYQFVTPEDASPDHLYVQLVPKEDSPIVWGKIVAAVQSSDYLPVWQRFYDEKGKLMRVMNFKEVKTFGGKTLPSAMEIIPENKEGHKTVVRWLNATFDSDIDDKIFTRRNLQRRR
- a CDS encoding ABC transporter permease; the encoded protein is MILKIAFRNIFRQKRRTILTALAMIVGFTLLSITIGLSDGAYGGIIEMFTRNRTGHIQVHRAGYLDKPSLYETIDGYAAIGETIQRTAGVEAWTPRVYAAGLGSVGEKSTAVQVIGIDVARETQATRFDKKVIEGSVLAETASHEAVIGKGLAKIISGTVGSEIVIFSQGADGSIANDVYKIVGIAESGDDATDRVACYLHIEDAQELFVLDGRIHEIVVIVSNINHVSKITDALEARLNNSTLEVSPWQVVAKSFYRAMKTDQQGDAISRWVIMFIVAIGVLNTVLMSVLERTREYGVLKAIGTKPTQIFWLVVCEVIIITIGSICVGVPLGVLANYLLSISGITYPEAITYGGMKFTTLYAEVNVRCLIIPAITVMVSATIVSLFPAIKAARIMPAKAMRTH
- a CDS encoding sigma-54-dependent Fis family transcriptional regulator, with the translated sequence MAKYIHETSPRRDKPFIAINCGRFSAELLQSELFGHEAGAFTSAIRQRQGAFEMADGGILFLDEVPEMSLDAQKMLLRVLDTATFTRLGGNEQLTVDVHIIAATNRDIEKAVAEKEFREDLYYRLKGMMFHLPPLRERPEDIAPLVAAFINEFSAEYEKNITAITPEALTRLEQAAWPGNIRQLRSTVQAAVALATTDKLETKDFPDIYPEFIKTLISIWQTLPPETQDAIWETLHPETQHTMMHELSTQSSASWNGLQIPGISKMNGKGEFLNIIDMNQHQILSAVARKRVEQYASLREAAESLDIDIRTLQRYARSEESDN